One genomic window of Desulfurococcus mucosus DSM 2162 includes the following:
- a CDS encoding PolB1-binding protein PBP2 family protein, with the protein MNCLADAPGRVEELMRLDKLSRLVVSYFLKHISVGEIVAVMDLREEVRRRVREGEKDLVQENESVFIEREVMRVLMELVRKGVLYYRNGVYSLSPWLIELVKKRFGGLNPGVPKPLEKLVE; encoded by the coding sequence GTGAATTGCTTGGCGGATGCACCCGGGAGAGTAGAGGAGTTAATGAGGCTTGACAAGCTTAGCAGGCTAGTGGTGAGCTACTTTCTGAAGCATATAAGTGTGGGTGAGATAGTAGCTGTAATGGATCTACGTGAAGAGGTGAGAAGGAGAGTTAGAGAAGGAGAGAAGGATCTAGTCCAAGAGAATGAGAGTGTTTTCATAGAGAGGGAGGTGATGCGGGTACTCATGGAGCTCGTTAGAAAAGGGGTTCTCTACTATAGGAATGGTGTGTACAGTTTATCCCCCTGGCTCATTGAACTAGTGAAGAAGAGGTTTGGGGGATTAAACCCGGGGGTTCC